The Coleofasciculus sp. FACHB-T130 genome includes a region encoding these proteins:
- the opcA gene encoding glucose-6-phosphate dehydrogenase assembly protein OpcA codes for MATQSLPIVSIQPPKDVSMTEIEAELHQIWQSYNSDNDNGESPMATRATTFTFVVYEPEETQQLLAALGFYKGPIDGIDGPLTEAAIKTAQKAYGLPVTGKTDAGILDRLRVEQAKKRSDGNTKEADASNGQQSSSDSFRIADAIAAANPCRIIALCPVSGEDEGVTAQVSAYCPIQKQSHNTLICCEYITLQGTAEALERIGGIVSGLLIGGLPKFLWWKGTPDPNDALFKRLAAVCNSVIVDSCVFNEPQDDLLRVQTLLEQGIPVADLNWRRLAPWQELTAEAFDPPERREALKEVDKVTINYEKGNPDQALMFIGWLASRLQWHPVSYTKEGGDYDIKRIEFVAPDQRTIEAELAGIPTADWGDIPGDLIALRLSSTNLDADCCTVLCSETTGCMRMEAGGGAQACRIQQVTPMSDQKAEFLLSQQLRRWSRDMLYVESMAITAAILKLASANG; via the coding sequence ATGGCAACACAATCTCTTCCGATTGTTTCAATACAACCGCCCAAAGATGTCTCAATGACAGAAATTGAGGCAGAACTGCATCAAATTTGGCAAAGCTACAATAGCGACAATGATAATGGCGAGTCTCCGATGGCTACGCGGGCAACCACATTTACTTTTGTGGTTTACGAACCGGAGGAAACTCAGCAGCTGTTGGCAGCTTTAGGATTTTACAAAGGCCCGATCGATGGAATTGATGGCCCGCTGACAGAGGCGGCGATCAAGACGGCTCAGAAAGCTTATGGACTGCCAGTAACGGGCAAGACGGATGCCGGAATCCTCGACCGACTGCGAGTAGAGCAAGCAAAGAAGCGCTCCGATGGGAATACAAAAGAGGCAGATGCCAGTAATGGTCAGCAGTCTTCCTCAGATAGCTTTAGAATTGCGGATGCGATCGCTGCCGCGAACCCCTGTCGCATCATTGCCCTGTGTCCCGTCTCTGGGGAAGATGAAGGCGTGACTGCCCAAGTCTCAGCCTATTGCCCCATCCAAAAGCAAAGTCATAATACCCTGATCTGCTGCGAATACATTACTCTGCAAGGCACCGCCGAAGCTTTGGAACGTATCGGTGGGATTGTGAGTGGGTTGCTAATCGGCGGTCTGCCTAAGTTTCTCTGGTGGAAGGGTACGCCCGATCCCAATGATGCTCTGTTTAAGCGGCTGGCAGCAGTCTGCAATTCTGTGATCGTTGACTCCTGTGTTTTCAACGAACCACAGGATGATTTACTGCGGGTACAAACCCTTCTGGAACAAGGCATTCCGGTTGCCGACCTCAATTGGCGTCGGCTGGCTCCGTGGCAAGAATTAACCGCCGAAGCTTTTGATCCACCAGAGCGCCGCGAGGCTCTTAAGGAAGTGGATAAGGTGACGATTAATTATGAAAAGGGCAATCCTGACCAAGCATTGATGTTTATTGGTTGGCTGGCGAGCCGGTTGCAGTGGCACCCCGTTTCATATACCAAAGAAGGCGGTGATTATGACATCAAGCGGATTGAATTTGTTGCTCCCGATCAGCGGACAATAGAAGCGGAGTTGGCAGGGATTCCTACTGCTGACTGGGGCGATATACCGGGTGACTTGATTGCGCTACGTCTGAGTTCGACGAACCTGGATGCAGACTGTTGTACGGTTTTGTGTTCCGAAACGACGGGTTGTATGCGGATGGAGGCAGGTGGTGGTGCCCAAGCTTGCCGGATTCAACAGGTAACGCCGATGTCTGACCAAAAAGCTGAGTTCTTGTTAAGTCAGCAGTTGCGGCGTTGGAGCCGGGATATGCTTTACGTAGAAAGTATGGCGATCACGGCGGCAATTCTCAAATTAGCGAGCGCGAATGGTTAA
- a CDS encoding cobyrinate a,c-diamide synthase — protein MALAIAGERSGVGKTTVTLALLSSLCRRSYQIQSFKVGPDYIDPMFHTYVTGRACRNLDPVLTSETYVQQSFLAHRYGSDYALVEGVMGLFDGVKRIQNEKLNLERETENFALSTDFGSTAHIARLLDLPVLLVLDCSRLSGSVAAIAHGYRSFDFRIKIAGVVLNRVGSDRHLQLLKEALEPLQLPILGILRRQENISIPDRHLGLVPTAELSQMDALIDRLADLGDSCFEWEHLLPLLKVEQRQQIELIHPSSQPSRDILDPLRIAVARDRAFSFYYQDNLDILASLGAELVFWSPLTDKSLPEGIQGLYFGGGFPEVFAQNLAENTATRDAVRKAILAGMPTYAECGGLMYLSEKIVDFEENSYPMVGVLPTIAAMSSRLSLGYRQAIALQESPLLPAGGSVWGHEFHRSHLTEEPEAPLFQIRGYDPKSPVTSEGWAVHHVHASYVHLHFGGCPEIPARFLKHCLRFSLAGKESSET, from the coding sequence ATGGCTTTAGCGATCGCCGGAGAACGCAGCGGGGTGGGCAAAACGACAGTTACGCTCGCCCTGCTGTCGTCTTTATGTCGTCGGAGTTACCAGATTCAATCTTTTAAAGTAGGGCCAGATTACATCGACCCGATGTTTCACACGTACGTGACTGGTCGTGCTTGCCGGAATTTAGACCCGGTACTGACCTCTGAAACTTACGTGCAGCAGTCTTTTCTTGCTCATCGTTACGGAAGCGACTATGCCCTCGTGGAAGGGGTCATGGGGCTATTTGACGGAGTCAAGAGAATTCAGAATGAAAAGTTAAATCTTGAGCGAGAAACGGAAAATTTTGCACTCAGCACTGACTTTGGAAGTACGGCTCATATTGCGCGGCTTTTGGATTTACCCGTGCTGTTGGTGTTAGATTGCAGCCGGTTATCTGGTTCGGTGGCAGCGATCGCTCATGGCTATCGTTCTTTTGACTTTAGAATCAAGATTGCTGGAGTAGTGTTAAATCGGGTGGGAAGCGATCGCCACCTGCAACTTCTCAAAGAAGCTCTAGAACCTTTGCAGTTGCCCATTCTAGGAATTTTGCGGCGGCAAGAGAATATCAGCATTCCCGACCGGCATCTGGGCTTGGTGCCCACCGCAGAGCTGTCTCAGATGGACGCTTTAATCGATCGGCTTGCCGATTTGGGAGACAGTTGCTTTGAGTGGGAACACCTCTTGCCGCTTCTCAAGGTAGAACAAAGGCAACAAATAGAATTAATTCATCCTTCATCCCAGCCTTCACGGGATATCCTCGATCCCTTAAGAATTGCTGTTGCCCGCGATCGCGCTTTTAGCTTCTATTACCAAGACAATCTAGATATACTTGCATCCCTGGGAGCAGAATTGGTGTTTTGGAGTCCGCTGACGGACAAAAGCTTACCAGAAGGCATCCAAGGATTATATTTTGGGGGTGGTTTCCCGGAAGTTTTTGCCCAAAACTTGGCTGAAAATACCGCGACTCGTGATGCAGTGCGGAAGGCTATTTTGGCGGGAATGCCCACTTATGCCGAGTGTGGCGGTTTAATGTATTTGTCTGAAAAAATTGTAGATTTTGAGGAAAATTCTTACCCAATGGTAGGAGTTTTACCAACCATAGCCGCCATGAGTTCGCGCCTGAGTTTAGGGTATCGGCAAGCGATCGCGCTGCAAGAAAGTCCCCTCCTCCCGGCTGGGGGAAGCGTTTGGGGGCATGAGTTTCACCGTTCTCACTTAACTGAGGAACCGGAAGCGCCGCTATTTCAAATTCGGGGGTACGATCCCAAGAGTCCTGTTACCAGTGAGGGATGGGCAGTGCATCACGTTCATGCTTCCTACGTCCATCTTCATTTTGGCGGCTGTCCGGAGATTCCGGCTCGATTTCTAAAGCATTGTCTTCGTTTTTCCCTAGCGGGGAAGGAGTCAAGCGAAACGTAA
- a CDS encoding dynamin family protein produces MSSEQFQAAHDSIYITGRLLLQSLQEIRATREGERDDTKALQRIENDITKALYALKEQKYQVAVIAPLNTGKNTFLNALIGADILPSEAEAITVCRTDIRHIDSGQVHRFLEYREGHWQPVAIASGDAVGIAQKFLEHTQSIRNQHNPARTIRFEIEHPIEAISTLSSLAGFTLSDLSVENEQASIKFTPTTEQEQIILETLENTDVILFILNENNFKNDSVSVFLKNIIEKYRQTLAINQGKVFFIINEVEPKNTHIDVSEVIEICKQTLIGLGFLSPIIYSANSRKGLLAKLIQNSTATSSHTKEFVQVFLGNYIEETEEGEFRVPQPMEIAPKVLRDSGIPVIQEIVLQTIIENLGWNLLSGVLAELNKAAKAIEDSLNTRLVSGEVETENIQEKAASQNTETLTNKLIQSLGNELEHLATEPRKKEVIPPRIVTSLKERKAQLNEYMDELTLIRKSLDSWKPVQIIN; encoded by the coding sequence ATGTCTTCTGAACAGTTTCAAGCAGCACACGACAGCATTTACATCACAGGTAGGCTACTCTTACAGTCCCTTCAAGAAATTCGAGCAACACGCGAAGGGGAGAGAGACGATACCAAGGCGTTACAACGCATCGAAAATGACATTACTAAAGCGTTATATGCTTTAAAAGAGCAGAAGTATCAAGTTGCGGTTATTGCTCCTCTGAATACAGGCAAAAACACTTTCCTAAATGCTTTAATAGGTGCAGATATTTTACCGAGTGAAGCTGAAGCGATTACTGTCTGCCGTACCGATATCCGACATATTGATTCTGGACAAGTGCATAGATTTCTGGAGTATCGAGAAGGACATTGGCAACCTGTTGCGATCGCTTCTGGTGATGCGGTCGGAATTGCCCAAAAATTCCTAGAGCATACTCAATCTATTCGGAATCAACATAATCCCGCTCGGACTATCCGCTTTGAAATAGAACATCCGATTGAAGCAATTAGCACGCTTTCATCTCTAGCTGGCTTTACTCTAAGCGATCTGTCTGTTGAAAATGAGCAAGCATCTATAAAATTCACCCCGACAACAGAGCAAGAACAGATAATCTTAGAAACTTTAGAAAATACCGATGTAATCTTATTTATTTTAAATGAGAATAATTTTAAAAATGATTCTGTATCCGTTTTCTTAAAAAATATAATAGAGAAATATCGCCAAACTTTAGCAATTAATCAAGGTAAGGTTTTCTTTATTATTAATGAGGTTGAGCCGAAAAACACACATATAGACGTTTCTGAAGTTATTGAAATCTGCAAACAAACGTTAATCGGCTTAGGTTTTTTAAGTCCGATTATCTATTCGGCAAATTCTAGAAAAGGACTTTTAGCAAAACTGATTCAAAACAGCACAGCAACTAGCAGTCATACAAAAGAGTTCGTCCAAGTATTTTTAGGGAACTATATAGAAGAAACTGAGGAAGGTGAATTTAGAGTTCCCCAGCCTATGGAAATTGCGCCAAAAGTTCTAAGAGATAGCGGAATTCCTGTTATTCAAGAAATAGTGCTTCAAACAATTATTGAAAATTTAGGTTGGAATCTTCTGAGTGGAGTTTTGGCAGAACTCAATAAAGCTGCTAAAGCAATAGAAGATTCCCTGAATACCCGTCTTGTAAGCGGGGAAGTAGAAACTGAAAATATTCAAGAAAAGGCAGCTTCGCAAAATACAGAGACGCTAACTAATAAGCTAATTCAATCATTAGGGAATGAGCTGGAGCATTTGGCAACCGAACCCCGAAAAAAGGAAGTAATACCCCCTCGAATTGTGACAAGTTTAAAGGAACGGAAAGCTCAACTGAATGAATATATGGATGAATTAACTTTGATTCGGAAGTCGTTGGATAGTTGGAAGCCAGTACAGATAATTAACTAA
- a CDS encoding Crp/Fnr family transcriptional regulator — protein sequence MLTSVERLLFVRGVPIFQELRDDFLVRLASVMDELSFPAHHTIFTEGQEGRSLYIVVSGRVRVHFGGRDLAHLEQGATFGEMSLFDAEPRSASITTLESCECLMLTQLQLYDAIDETPGIAVNIIRLLSRRIRELNNKINVYKAESQEADLSKAGNLGG from the coding sequence ATGTTAACCAGCGTTGAGCGCCTATTATTTGTCAGAGGCGTCCCGATTTTCCAGGAACTGCGGGATGATTTTCTGGTGCGGCTGGCTTCTGTGATGGATGAGCTATCCTTTCCAGCGCATCATACGATTTTTACCGAAGGACAAGAGGGGCGATCGCTCTACATTGTCGTTTCCGGCAGGGTACGGGTTCATTTTGGCGGTCGAGATTTGGCGCACTTAGAGCAGGGAGCCACCTTTGGGGAGATGTCGTTGTTTGATGCTGAGCCGCGTTCGGCTTCGATTACGACTTTGGAATCTTGCGAGTGTCTGATGCTGACGCAGTTGCAACTGTATGATGCGATTGATGAGACGCCAGGAATTGCGGTGAACATCATTCGTTTGCTGTCCCGCCGCATCCGCGAACTGAACAACAAAATCAACGTTTATAAGGCGGAAAGTCAGGAAGCAGATTTAAGTAAGGCGGGGAATTTGGGAGGATGA